The Streptomyces sp. V4I8 genome includes the window GGAAGGCCGAGGCGGGCTCGGGCCGCGGCTCGGCCGTCGGCGGGCGAGAAGCGGGTGAGGTTGACGCCGGGGTGGACCACGGCGACCTTGTCGGGGGTCGCGGCGTAGTGGCGTACGAGTTCGTCCGCCTCCTCGGCCGTGTTGGCGATGAGGCGGTCGGCGGCCGTGACGATCTGGGTCTCGCCGATGACTCGGGCGGCGGGCTCGGGGGTGTCGCCGTCCGCAAGGTTGGCGTTCTTGACCTTGGCCATGGTGTGCATGGCGTGCACCAAGGGGGCGCCCCAGCGCTGGGCCGCGAGCCAGCCCACGTGGCCGGAGAGCCAGTAGTGGGAGTGGACCAGGTCGTAGTAGCCGGGGCGGTGGCCGGCCCAGGCCTGCATCACGCCGTGGGTGAAGGCGCACAGTTGGGCGGGGAGGTCCTCCTTGTTGAGGCCCTCGTAGGGGCCCGCGTCGATGTGGCGGACCAGGACGCCGGGGGCGAGTTCGACGGTGGGTGGGAGGTCCGTGGCCGTGGTGCGCGTGAAGATCTCCACCTCGATATTGATCGCGGCGAGGCGCTGCGCGAGCTCGACGATGTAGACGTTCATGCCGCCCGCGTCGCCGGTGCCGGGCTGGTGGAGCGGGGAGGTGTGCACGGAGAGCATGGCTACCCGGCGGGGGCGGCGGTGCAGGCGCAGGCGGTGGGGGGTGGCCGCGG containing:
- the mshA gene encoding D-inositol-3-phosphate glycosyltransferase, which codes for MSQYVSRLGRRSQAAATPHRLRLHRRPRRVAMLSVHTSPLHQPGTGDAGGMNVYIVELAQRLAAINIEVEIFTRTTATDLPPTVELAPGVLVRHIDAGPYEGLNKEDLPAQLCAFTHGVMQAWAGHRPGYYDLVHSHYWLSGHVGWLAAQRWGAPLVHAMHTMAKVKNANLADGDTPEPAARVIGETQIVTAADRLIANTAEEADELVRHYAATPDKVAVVHPGVNLTRFSPADGRAAARARLGLPQDALIPLFAGRIQPLKAPDILLRAVAVLLDEHPHLRSRVLVPIVGGPSGSGMAKPEGLQKLAARLGVADVVRFRPPVGQEQLADWFRAASVLVMPSYSESFGLVAIEAQAAGTPVLAAAVGGLPVAVRDGRTGYLVQGHNPADYARVLHAFAEDPHLSPRMGEAAARHAQSFGWDTAAAATADVYTAATQAYRRRVRSHHG